The Conger conger chromosome 15, fConCon1.1, whole genome shotgun sequence genome contains a region encoding:
- the eif3m gene encoding eukaryotic translation initiation factor 3 subunit M, with the protein MSVPAFIDITEEDQASELRAYIKSKGAEISEENSEGGLHVDLAQIIEACDVCLKDDDKDVESVMNSIVSLLLILETEKQEALIESLCEKLVKFREGERPSLRMQLLSNLFHGMDENTAVRYTVYCGLIKVAATCNAIAFIPTELDQVRKWITDWNLTTEKKHTLLRLVYEALVDCKKSEAAAKVMVELLGSYTEDNASQARVDAHRCIVRALKDPNTFLFDHLLALKPVRFLEGELIHDLLTIFVSAKLASYVKFYQNNKDFIDSLGLSHEQNMAKMRLLTFMGMAVEIKEISFQTMQQELQIGAEDVEAFVIDAVRTKMVYCKIDQTQRKVVVSHSTHRTFGKQQWQQLYDSLNSWKLNLVTVKNSLQTLSTTT; encoded by the exons ATGAGCGTCCCGGCTTTCATTGACATTACAGAGGAGGATCAG GCCTCGGAGCTCCGGGCCTACATCAAATCCAAAGGAGCGGAGATTTCCGAAGAGAACTCTGAAGGGGGGCTACATGTGGATTTAGCTCAGATCATTGAAGCTTGCGATGTCTGTCTCAAGGATGACGACAAAG ATGTGGAGAGCGTGATGAACAGCATCGTGTCTCTGCTGCTCATCCTGGAGACGGAGAAACAGGAGGCCCTCATCGAGAGCCTGTGTGAGAAGCTGGTGAAGTTCAGGGAAGGAGAGCGTCCCTCTCTCAGGATGCAGCT GCTGAGTAATCTGTTCCATGGGATGGATGAAAACACGGCTGTCAGGTACACCGTTTACTGCGGCCTCATCAAGGTAGCGGCCACCTGCAACGCCATTGCGTTCATTCCGACCGAGCTCGATCAG GTGCGAAAGTGGATAACGGACTGGAATCTGACCACAGAGAAGAAGCACACACTCCTCAGGCTGGTGTATGAAGCGCTGGTGGACTGCAAGAAAAG TGAGGCGGCTGCTAAGGTGATGGTGGAGCTGTTGGGCAGCTACACGGAGGACAATGCCTCTCAGGCCCGCGTTGACGCTCACAG GTGTATCGTCCGTGCTTTGAAAGACCCAAACACGTTCCTGTTCGACCACCTCTTGGCCCTGAAGCCTGTGCGTTTCTTGGAAGGGGAGCTGATCCATGAC CTCTTGACCATCTTTGTAAGCGCGAAACTAGCCTCGTACGTCAAGTTCTACCAGAACAACAAGGACTTCATCGATTCCCTAG GTCTGTCACACGAGCAGAACATGGCTAAGATGAGGCTCCTCACGTTCATGGGGATGGCGGTGGAGATCAAGGAGATCTCTTTCCAGACCATGCAGCAGGAGCTGCAGATCGGCGCTGAAGATGTGGAGGCCTTCGTCATCGACG ctgttCGAACCAAGATGGTCTACTGCAAAATTGACCAGACGCAGCGCAAAGTCGTGGTGAG CCACAGCACACACCGGACCTTTGGGAagcagcagtggcagcagctCTACGACAGCCTCAACTCCTGGAAGCTGAACCTGGTGACCGTGAAGAACAGCCTGCAGACCCTCTCAACCACCACTTAA